The following proteins are encoded in a genomic region of Oncorhynchus kisutch isolate 150728-3 linkage group LG6, Okis_V2, whole genome shotgun sequence:
- the LOC109891788 gene encoding olfactory receptor 142-like yields MENSSTVSSIILSAYFGMEDLKYLYFSIFLILYIAIVAENVIIIGVIYTEKTLHQPMYFLVCNLAANGLYGSTALLPALLKNVVSHPSEVSLAGCRTQIYCIHTYAIVEFTILGVMSYDRYVAICHPLRYHTIMSLTKVYKLVAFTWIYPLVAFLIFFIITLQLRFCDKTIDKLYCINYSLIKLSCTNTSVVNIIGLMSVVLYSVPQLVMIIYSYAHVLRVCALSSKESKLKALRTCTPHLFAIINYFVGCYFEILQSRFDTSHLPYRTQVFMSLYFLIFPPILNPAIYGLSIQAIRVKLLKLCYNKNRILSIQ; encoded by the coding sequence ATGGAAAATTCATCAACAGTATCATCCATCATACTGTCTGCATACTTTGGAATGGAGGATCTTAAGTATTTGTACTTCAGCATTTTCCTTATTTTGTACATTGCAATTGTTGCTGAAAATGTCATTATAATTGGAGTAATCTACACTGAGAAAACATTGCATCAACCAATGTATTTCCTGGTGTGTAACTTGGCAGCAAATGGTCTCTATGGTAGCACTGCGTTGCTGCCAGCACTGTTGAAAAATGTAGTTTCCCACCCTAGTGAGGTATCTCTAGCCGGCTGTCGAACACAGATCTATTGTATACATACATATGCTATTGTTGAATTTACAATTTTAGGAGTGATGTCTTATGATAGGTATGTTGCTATATGCCATCCACTGCGATATCATACCATCATGTCTCTGACAAAAGTGTATAAACTTGTAgcattcacctggatttaccCTTTGGTAGCATTTCTCATCTTTTTCATTATAACTCTTCAACTGAGATTTTGTGATAAAACTATAGATAAATTATACTGCATCAATTACTCACTTATAAAGCTCTCCTGTACAAATACGTCTGTTGTGAACATAATAGGATTAATGTCTGTGGTTTTGTATAGTGTACCACAGTTAGTTATGATAATTTACTCATATGCACATGTCCTGAGAGTCTGTGCATTATCTTCCAAAGAATCCAAACTCAAAGCACTGCGAACTTGCACTCCACACCTGTTTGCTATTATCAACTACTTTGTGGGTTGCTACTTTGAAATATTGCAAAGCCGATTTGACACAAGTCATTTACCTTACAGAACTCAAGTGTTTATGTCACTTTACTTTTTGATATTCCCTCCCATTCTTAATCCAGCAATCTATGGGTTAAGTATTCAAGCCATAAGAGTGAAGCTGTTGAAACTTTGTTATAATAAGAATAGGATATTGTCAATACAGTAG